ATTCGTTGGGGTTCTGCTCAAAATGGGTTCTGACTTTTTCAAACAAACATCAAACACAAAAACAATCCGCCGAAAAGGCGGATTGTTTTGGGATCCGGATCTAAGATTTTTTATTGCCCAAAATTTTAAACATCTTTGTGCCGCATTTCTCGCAAGTGCCGGTCATCGCCCGGCGGGTAACCCCACCCTTACCCTTCATAGTCACCTCTTTGGGATCAATCATTGTTCTTTTTTCACGGCATTTTACGCAATATGCTATAACTGGCTCTGGTTTATCGTTAGCTGGCATAGTATTAAAAAAACGCTTATCTAGTAATGATTTTTCGACGATTAAGCCTAATTTAGCACAACTTAGCTTTAAGCGCGAATAAGTTATTCACAACTGCTTCTAGGTGAGTATGCTAATATAACCAATATGAATACATTTTATATAACGCTTTCTATAGATATTCTTGGCATAGCTGTGGGCATAATTTCCATCGCCACGATCATAAGTGTAAAAAAGCAGATGGGAGGAGCTATTGGCAAAGGGCTCGGTTTATTTATTTGGGGAGTTATGTTTATGATGCTCGCTTTTTTGTGGACCATAATATTTACGCGCTTGAAATTACTTATGCCCCCAGCGGTTGATATACATCACGCCCTTATGACAATTGGCATGATACTTTTTGTAGTATCGGCCAAAAAATTCTCTAAAACCGTAAATTTATAATTTAGGCTATGGCTTCTACAGCGGACCTCTTCCAATTTGTTTTCTTAATTGTGCGCTCAATATTCGTATTGATCGGCCCTAAACCAATTGAGGATATTTTTCTTAAAAATCGCCTGGAGGACCAGTTTAGCATCAACGCCGGTGGAAATTTAGAAATAAAATTTGAGTCATCCGATCCAGCTGCCATAAATTATTACCTTAAACTTTTGGAAGCTTTGGCTCGTCTAGCTAAAAACGTTTTTGGCAAGCAGTATGCCAATAACCTTTTTTTACAACATTACGAAAAAATCAAATCATGGTCGCAAACATCGGAGGAAACAGAAACAATAAAACAGGTTTTGGATAAAATTACAAAAGATGCTTAAATATCGCTAGGCGCGTGTAGTTCAGTGTCCCGATTTTGCCCAAAATATGATTTTGGTTGCAAAATCGCGGATCCCCGAAAAACGCGCCGTTTTTCGGGAGCAGAACGAATATATGTTTTATATATACATACTAAAGTCGAAAATAAATGGCGCGTATTACGTAGGTAGCACTAAAAACATTTGTATTAGGCTTAAGATGCATAATAATAGTTTAGTCAAATCAACAAAACGATATATGCCCTGGGAAGTTATATATTCTGAAAAGTTTCCAAGCTTAAGCGATGCGCGGAATAGAGAATTACAAATTAAATCTTGGAAAAAACGACTTGCGATTGAAAGATTAATAAACACAAATACGGGTGTGTAGTTCAGTGGTAGAACGCTGTCCTGATAAGACAGAGGTCCCAGGTTCGATCCCTGGCACACCCAATGTTTCAAAAATTTTGGGTCGGCTTTGGCAGGCGGGTAAGAAGACCTGCCCGCAATGCTACGCATAGCGTTGCAGGCGGGGGCCGATGGTTCGATTCCATCCACGCGCATAAAATATGCTATACTAAAAACATCGGCTCGAACCATATTTTATTTTTAGGAAAAGAAAATTTTTTAATATGGCATTTACTTCTACGCATGAAATTGGAAAAGCAAGAGAACTTATTGCCCAGATTGAATCAATAATAGGTTTTGACGAAAAAACTGGTCTTGTTAAGGCCGCCCGTTTACTAGACGATCCTGATGCTAGCCATTTAGATACTTTTGAAAATATTTCTCTTGCCATAAATTATGCTCTTTTAGGAAACACGGAACGGGCTAAAAATATTTTAATTGCCATAGAAAAGTATGTGGGAAAGGATAATAAAACTGGATTATTTTTTAATAAATTGGGTATTGGTCAACACGAAGAAAAGAAAGTATTACCCGGAGAAAAAACCATCTATTTATCAAACCAAGTTTTAATTTTTTTGTTGCTGTTATTATTAGGTGAATCTAAAAAGGCGCGAGATTTTTTAGAAATCATAAAAGATAAATTTCAATTTTTTTCTTTTAATAATCATTCTGTGTATCAACACGCACTCAATCTTTCCAGTTTTTATGCTTTTAATAACCTATTTATGGCCATTGCAGAGAATGTTGCGAGCAACCAAGAAAAAAGCATGAATTTAGTAAATGATATCCTTGATTTATGTTGGGACCATCGGATTGGTTTACTTACTTTTGCACCGAATGAAAAATTATATTTTATATTAGACAATAGTTTGCTGGCGATATGGTATAAGCTTAATAACGAAGGTAATAAATGCCGTGATATTATTAAAATCATTGAGGAAAAAGTTAAGCGTGATAATGAAACCAAACTTTTTTATAGGGGCGTAAAATTGATTTCAGATAATTTTGAATCAATACCACCCGCTTTAACTTATACCAATTCTGTTTTGTCTATTGCTTATTTGGTTTCTGCCGATCTTTTTACTAAAAATTAAATGCCGCCAAAGAAAAAACGCCATCCGGTAGTTTGCGGATAGACGTTATCTTTTGCTTCGCTTGTTTT
This genomic interval from bacterium contains the following:
- a CDS encoding DUF5679 domain-containing protein, which translates into the protein MPANDKPEPVIAYCVKCREKRTMIDPKEVTMKGKGGVTRRAMTGTCEKCGTKMFKILGNKKS
- a CDS encoding GIY-YIG nuclease family protein, which encodes MFYIYILKSKINGAYYVGSTKNICIRLKMHNNSLVKSTKRYMPWEVIYSEKFPSLSDARNRELQIKSWKKRLAIERLINTNTGV